In a genomic window of Poecilia reticulata strain Guanapo linkage group LG22, Guppy_female_1.0+MT, whole genome shotgun sequence:
- the manea gene encoding glycoprotein endo-alpha-1,2-mannosidase, which translates to MARFRLKSCITLVSLALLLVIITLVLKALAPEDSPFDGPGEVKINLRQAAFQNQRDFNKRPEETKMSDPVESDKDAELQSTLRKFPPPNYYLHAFYYVWYGNPTFDGKYIHWDHPQLPHWDAKVAQEYPQGRHKPPDDIGANYYPSLGPYSSRDPSVLEAHMQQLRTAAIGVIAVSWYPPSTNDDNGEPIDEIMPSLLEVAHKYHIKVAFHIEPYKGRDEVNMFTNVKYIIDKYGEHPAFFKYRTNAGKLLPLFYVYDSYLMNSEQWAKLLKHTDSSSIRDTPYDAIFIALLVEEKHKREILTAGFDGLYTYFATNGFTYGSTQRNWVSIKAFCDDNDLVFIPSVGPGYIDTSVRPWNFKNTRNRINGKYYETSLSAALESRPDFISITSFNEWHEGTQIETAVPKTGQTVYLDYLPNKPTIYLEITRKWAAIFGGERQRWQD; encoded by the exons ATGGCTAGGTTTAGGCTCAAATCCTGCATCACCTTAGTCTCCTTAGCGTTGCTCCTCGTCATCATAACGCTGGTTTTAAAGGCTCTCGCCCCAGAGGACTCTCCTTTTGACGGCCCTGGTGaggttaaaataaatcttagacAGGCTGCTTTTCAGAACCAGAGAGACTTCAACAAAAGACCCGAAGAGACAAAAATGAGCGACCCTGTTGAGTCAGACAAGGACGCAGAGCTGCAAAGCACACTGAGGAAGTTTCCTCCTCCAAACTACTATCTCCATGCCTTCTACTATGTATGGTATGGAAACCCCACATTTGATGGCAAATACATCCACTGGGATCATCCACAGCTGCCACATTGGGATGCAAAGGTTGCTCAGGAATATCCACAAGGAAGGCACAAACCCCCTGATGATATTGGGGCCAACTATTACCCCTCCTTAGGGCCGTACAGCTCCAGGGACCCATCCGTTTTAGAGGCACATATGCAGCAGCTGCGTACAGCAGCCATTG GTGTCATCGCCGTTTCCTGGTATCCCCCTTCCACAAATGATGACAATGGCGAGCCAATTGATGAAATCATGCCTTCTTTGCTGGAGGTGGCACATAAATATCACATAAAG GTTGCTTTTCATATTGAGCCCTACAAAGGAAGAGATGAAGTCAACATGTTTACCAATGTCAAATACATAATTGATAA GTATGGAGAGCATCCTGCATTTTTCAAGTACCGGACAAACGCTGGCAAACTCCTTCCACTTTTTTATGTGTATGACTCCTACTTGATGAACTCGGAGCAATGGGCTAAGCTgctgaaacacacagacagcagcagcatcagggaCACACCGTATGACGCCATCTTCATCGCCCTGCTGGTTGAAGAGAAACATAAGCGAGAGATCCTGACCGCAGGGTTTGATGGCCTCTACACCTACTTCGCTACCAACGGTTTCACATACGGCTCCACTCAGCGCAACTGGGTCTCCATCAAAGCCTTCTGCGACGACAACGACCTCGTATTCATTCCGAGTGTCGGCCCCGGATACATTGACACGAGCGTTCGGCCGTGGAACTTCAAAAACACTCGAAATCGCATCAACGGCAAATACTACGAAACCTCGCTGAGTGCGGCGCTGGAGTCCAGACCCGATTTTATCTCCATCACCTCTTTCAACGAGTGGCACGAGGGGACTCAGATTGAGACGGCCGTTCCCAAAACAGGTCAAACCGTGTACCTGGACTATCTGCCGAATAAGCCCACCATCTACCTGGAGATAACTCGCAAATGGGCAGCAATATTTGGTGGAGAGCGACAAAGATGGCAGGACTGA
- the LOC103458750 gene encoding serine/threonine-protein phosphatase PP1-beta catalytic subunit: protein MAEGELNVDSLISRLLEVRGCRPGKIVQMTEAEVRGLCIKSREIFLSQPILLELEAPLKICGDIHGQYTDLLRLFEYGGFPPEANYLFLGDYVDRGKQSLETICLLLAYKIKYPENFFLLRGNHECASINRIYGFYDECKRRFNIKLWKTFTDCFNCLPIAAIIDEKIFCCHGGLSPDLQSMEQIRRIMRPTDVPDTGLLCDLLWSDPDKDVQGWGENDRGVSFTFGADVVSKFLNRHDLDLICRAHQVVEDGYEFFAKRQLVTLFSAPNYCGEFDNAGGMMSVDESLMCSFQILKPSEKKAKYQYGGVNSGRPVTPPRTTQAPKKR from the exons ATGGCGGAGGGTGAATTGAACGTGGATAGTCTCATCTCTCGGCTTCTGGAGG TGCGGGGATGTCGTCCGGGAAAGATAGTCCAGATGACCGAGGCAGAGGTCCGTGGCCTTTGCATCAAGTCCAGGGAGATCTTCCTCAGTCAGCCAATCCTGCTGGAGCTCGAGGCACCTTTGAAGATTTGTG GTGACATCCATGGGCAGTACACTGATCTCCTGAGGCTGTTTGAGTATGGTGGCTTCCCTCCAGAAGCAAACTATCTCTTCCTGGGTGATTATGTGGACAGAGGGAAGCAGTCCCTGGAAACCATCTGTCTGCTGCTGGCCTACAAGATCAAATATCCAGAGAACTTTTTCCTGCTCCGAGGAAATCACGAGTGCGCTTCCATCAATCGCATCTATGGCTTCTATGACGAAT GCAAGCGCAGGTTCAACATTAAGTTGTGGAAGACCTTCACAGACTGCTTTAACTGCCTCCCCATTGCTGCTATAATTGATGAGAAGATCTTCTGCTGCCACGGAG GGCTTTCACCTGATTTGCAGTCAATGGAGCAGATTCGCAGGATCATGAGACCGACGGACGTGCCAGATACAG GCCTTCTGTGCGACTTGCTGTGGTCGGATCCGGATAAGGATGTGCAGGGCTGGGGAGAGAATGATCGTGGCGTCTCCTTCACCTTTGGGGCTGATGTGGTCAGCAAGTTCCTAAATCGCCATGACCTGGACCTCATCTGCAGAGCCCACCAG GTTGTGGAGGATGGATACGAGTTCTTTGCCAAACGCCAACTGGTCACACTTttctctgctccaaactactGCGGGGAGTTTGATAACGCAGGCGGCATGATGAGTGTGGATGAGTCGCTCATGTGCTCCTTCCAG ATCCTGAAGCCCTCCGAGAAGAAGGCCAAGTACCAGTACGGCGGCGTAAATTCTGGTCGGCCTGTGACCCCACCCCGCACCACCCAAGCTCCCAAAAAGAGGTGA